A single region of the Lycium barbarum isolate Lr01 chromosome 2, ASM1917538v2, whole genome shotgun sequence genome encodes:
- the LOC132628538 gene encoding uncharacterized protein LOC132628538: MGDSKSSFHPALAVSNIKNLVPITLEMENVQYATWAELFKIHARSHKVHDHIIPPASGKEKMPKTDEEKELWSTLDATVLQWIYATISHDLLHTILEPDTTAMEAWNRLRDIFQDNKHSRAVTLEYDFTHTQMENFPNVSAYCQHLKSLSDQLKSVGSPVDNSRLVLQLVSGLTESYKGVATLIRQSDPLPQFYQARSMLVLEEAGLKKATQTTDSAMVARDLDDSHENVDQHSNHRNNYGGKRHQHRNNSGKQRSSSGGRGGGKGSSGSSSSGGGKGGGTNRWNGGQPASPESVAVFAAVSLAMDAVGSSTVPISRWSMGQASFSTRPTPATWDSWTSTAASLLGYWSDPN; this comes from the coding sequence ATGGGTGACTCAAAGTCCTCTTTCCACCCTGCTCTTGCTGTTTCAAACATCAAGAATCTTGTTCCCATCACTCTTGAGATGGAGAACGTTCAATATGCGACATGGGCGGAGCTCTTCAAAATTCACGCAAGATCCCATAAGGTCCATGATCATATTATTCCTCCGGCTTCGGGAAAGGAGAAAATGCCTAAGACCGACGAGGAGAAGGAACTGTGGTCCACTCTCGATGCAACAGTTCTTCAGTGGATCTACGCCACTATCTCACATGATCTGTTACACACCATTCTTGAACCCGACACCACGGCAATGGAGGCTTGGAATAGGTTGCGTGATATATTCCAAGATAACAAACACTCCCGTGCCGTTACACTTGAGTATGATTTCACTCACACACAAATGGAGAATTTCCCAAATGTCTCTGCTTACTGTCAACATCTCAAGTCGTTGTCAGATCAACTTAAGAGCGTCGGCTCTCCGGTGGACAATAGCCGGCTGGTTCTCCAACTGGTTTCGGGCCTTACCGAGTCATACAAAGGGGTGGCCACACTAATTCGTCAAAGTGACCCTCTGCCTCAATTTTATCAAGCCCGCTCAATGCTCGTTCTTGAAGAAGCGGGACTGAAGAAGGCGACTcagaccaccgattctgccatgGTGGCCCGTGACTTGGATGATTCTCACGAGAATGTTGATCAACATTCTAACCACCGTAATAATTATGGTGGGAAACGGCACCAACACCGAAACAATTCTGGGAAGCAGCGTTCTTCATCCGGTGGTCGTGGCGGCGGCAAAGGCAGTTCTGGTAGTAGCTCCAGTGGTGGGGGCAAAGGCGGCGGCACCAACAGGTGGAACGGTGGCCAACCAGCAAGCCCAGAATCAGTGGCTGTCTTCGCAGCAGTGTCCTTGGCCATGGATGCAGTGGGCAGTTCCACCGTGCCCATTTCCCGCTGGTCCATGGGCCAGGCCTCATTTTCGACAAGGCCAACACCAGCAACCTGGGATTCTTGGACCTCGACCGCAGCAAGCCTACTCGGCTACTGGTCCGACCCCAACTGA
- the LOC132628539 gene encoding uncharacterized protein LOC132628539 — MGKIINVYDLPRLHQQLAEVVPSECREVAEEMSVQIPKEDFEAQSSLNPEQEQAFKIILQAMDCGRDGLFFVDGPKGTGKTFLYHALLANVRSRRMIALATATSGVAASILPGGRTAHSRFEIPRQTNESSMTNMSKQSGASKLIRKAKLLIWDEAPMAKWKIIETADRSFRDIMDIDKPFGGKVMVFGGDFRQVLPSVPKSARAETVNASLVKSYLWPLMEKIQFTRNMRARTDPTFSEFLLFVRNGEEPTIRDNLIRLPEQLTVKCGSDGIAEESLIDKIFPLLQENASAAKYVTERAFLASRNEHVDKLNEKLITMFPGERKTFISFASAEDDTNNYYQEEYLNTLTPNGLPPHRYSDK, encoded by the coding sequence ATGGGCAAAATAATCAACGTATATGACCTACCCCGCCTTCATCAACAGTTGGCCGAAGTTGTCCCATCAGAATGTAGGGAAGTGGCTGAAGAAATGTCCGTCCAAATACCGAAAGAAGATTTTGAAGCACAATCAAGTCTAAATCCTGAACAAGAGCAAGCTTTCAAAATAATATTGCAGGCGATGGATTGTGGAAGGGATGGATTATTCTTTGTCGATGGACCTAAAGGAACTGGAAAAACATTCTTGTATCATGCATTGCTGGCCAACGTTAGATCAAGACGTATGATTGCCTTGGCAACAGCAACCAGTGGCGTAGCAGCTTCAATTTTACCGGGAGGACGTACAGCTCACTCGAGGTTTGAGATTCCCCGTCAAACAAATGAATCGTCCATGACAAATATGTCAAAACAAAGTGGTGCTTCCAAATTGATTAGAAAAGCAAAACTACTTATATGGGATGAAGCGCCAATGGCCAAGTGGAAAATAATAGAAACTGCTGACAGGAGCTTTAGAGATATAATGGACATTGATAAGCCTTTTGGCGGGAAAGTTATGGTTTTTGGAGGAGATTTCCGTCAGGTATTACCTAGTGTCCCAAAATCTGCAAGAGCAGAAACTGTTAACGCAAGCTTAGTGAAATCATATCTCTGGCCTTTGATGGAAAAGATCCAGTTTACCAGAAATATGAGAGCAAGAACTGATCCAACATTTAGTGAGTTCTTACTTTTTGTCCGTAACGGAGAAGAGCCAACAATAAGAGACAATTTGATCCGCCTCCCAGAACAATTGACTGTCAAGTGTGGTAGTGATGGAATCGCTGAAGAAAGCTTAATAGACAAAATATTCCCATTGCTGCAAGAAAATGCAAGCGCTGCAAAATATGTAACAGAGCGGGCTTTCCTAGCAAGCAGAAATGAGCATGTTGATAAACTAAATGAGAAGTTAATAACCATGTTCCCAGGTGAAAGGAAAACATTCATTAGTTTTGCCTCTGCAGAAGATGACACCAACAACTATTATCAAGAAGAATATCTAAATACTTTAACACCAAATGGTCTCCCACCACATAGGTATTCAGACAAATAG